A part of Pseudomonas sp. MYb118 genomic DNA contains:
- a CDS encoding OprD family porin encodes MKVSFQVLSVLTGGLGMVLSPLASADFLSDSKANLNLRNFYFNNDNRDGTAAPSKTEEWGQGFMLNYQSGFTEGTVGFGVDAIGLLGITLDSGEGRHVGSSMIPNDGDKAADEWSRFGATGKVRFSKTELRYGTLQPKLPILVANDGRLLPQTFEGGQITSNELDNLTFTAGQLEHATGRGSSDRSGLAVAGGTQESNKFTFAGGDYKLTKDLTAQYYYANLEDYYQQHFAGLLHVLPLGEYGSLKTDLRYFKTTSDGKNGNAAGRASGYKLSGYTKDGSGEIDNDTWSAAFIYSLGSHAITAGYQSVSDDSNFVQLNQGGLVGKGEGGASLYLYTDRTVQTFIQAGERTAFAQYAYDFAGLGVPGLKASVMYLKGDNIKTTSGHDASEWERDISLDYVIQSGPLKNVGFGWRNGVSRSEVARDQDQNRVFVSYSIPLL; translated from the coding sequence ATGAAAGTCTCGTTTCAAGTATTGAGTGTATTGACCGGCGGTTTGGGCATGGTCTTGAGCCCGTTGGCGTCCGCTGATTTTCTGAGTGACAGCAAGGCCAACCTGAACTTGCGTAACTTCTATTTCAATAACGATAACCGTGATGGCACGGCGGCGCCGTCGAAGACTGAAGAGTGGGGCCAGGGCTTCATGCTCAACTATCAGTCGGGCTTTACCGAAGGCACCGTTGGTTTTGGTGTCGATGCCATCGGCTTGCTGGGTATCACGCTGGACAGTGGCGAAGGGCGGCATGTCGGCAGTTCGATGATCCCCAACGATGGCGACAAAGCGGCGGACGAATGGAGCCGTTTCGGCGCGACGGGCAAGGTGCGCTTCTCCAAGACCGAGTTGCGCTACGGCACCTTGCAGCCGAAGTTGCCGATCCTGGTGGCCAACGACGGCCGCCTGCTGCCGCAGACCTTCGAGGGTGGGCAGATCACCAGCAACGAACTGGATAACCTGACCTTCACCGCCGGCCAACTGGAACATGCCACGGGCCGTGGTTCCAGCGACCGCTCCGGCCTGGCGGTGGCGGGTGGCACCCAGGAAAGCAATAAATTCACCTTTGCCGGTGGCGACTACAAACTGACCAAAGACCTGACGGCGCAGTATTACTACGCCAATCTTGAAGACTATTACCAACAACACTTCGCCGGGTTGTTGCATGTATTGCCGCTGGGTGAATACGGCTCGCTGAAAACCGACCTGCGTTATTTCAAGACCACCTCCGATGGCAAGAACGGCAACGCCGCCGGCCGTGCCAGTGGCTACAAGTTGAGTGGTTATACCAAAGATGGCAGCGGGGAAATTGATAACGACACCTGGAGTGCGGCGTTCATCTATTCCCTGGGTAGCCATGCCATTACCGCCGGTTATCAGAGCGTTTCCGACGACAGTAACTTTGTCCAACTCAATCAGGGTGGGCTGGTGGGCAAGGGCGAAGGTGGGGCGAGCCTTTATCTGTATACCGACCGGACCGTGCAGACGTTCATCCAGGCCGGCGAGCGCACGGCTTTTGCGCAATACGCCTATGACTTTGCCGGGTTGGGTGTTCCGGGGTTGAAGGCGTCGGTCATGTACCTCAAGGGTGACAACATCAAGACCACCAGCGGGCATGACGCGAGTGAGTGGGAGCGCGATATCTCGCTGGATTATGTGATTCAGAGCGGGCCGTTGAAGAACGTGGGCTTTGGCTGGCGCAACGGCGTCTCCCGCAGCGAGGTGGCTCGCGACCAGGATCAGAATCGGGTGTTTGTGAGTTACTCGATTCCGTTGTTGTAA